A single genomic interval of Juglans regia cultivar Chandler chromosome 1, Walnut 2.0, whole genome shotgun sequence harbors:
- the LOC109020537 gene encoding cytochrome P450 71D8-like: protein MGELSTVIISSPKAAKEVLMTHDLSFAQRPTFLAADIFPNARSGLFSCPFNDYYKQIRKICTQELLGAQRVQSFWSVREEEVSNLIESISSSQGLPFNLSKGLLSLANNTISRTAFGSEKSKSQDEFIQLVKEMMTLSQGFNDMIDDHKKEMMRNDFPHKEDLIHAFLKLQKSSETQMDITTTQIKAVSLDLYIGAGESTAITLEWAISELLKHPRVMEKAQAEVRQVLRGKWKLEETDIQKLDYVKSVIKETLRLNPPVPLLIRECRERCKVGEYDIPVKMKAIVNAWAIGRDPECWINADNFQPERFLGSSIDFKGTDFEYIPFGAGRRICPGLPFGAATLEIALTQLLYNFDLELPNGMKPEELDMTEADGATSRRRNDLYVIATRRTPFLT, encoded by the exons ATGGGTGAGCTTTCCACTGTAATCATCTCATCACCAAAAGCAGCTAAGGAGGTGTTGATGACACATGATCTTAGTTTCGCACAAAGGCCTACCTTTCTTGCTGCTGACATTTTCCCAAATGCTCGTTCAGGTCTTTTTTCCTGTCCCTTTAACGATTACtataaacaaataagaaaaatttgtACCCAAGAACTCCTAGGCGCTCAGCGTGTCCAATCCTTTTGGTCTGTAAGAGAAGAGGAGGTATCAAATCTTATTGAATCCATTTCCTCGTCCCAGGGACTACCCTTTAATCTCAGCAAGGGTTTATTGTCTTTGGCAAATAATACAATTTCTAGGACAGCCTTTGGATCAGAAAAAAGCAAAAGTCAAGATGAATTCATACAATTGGTCAAGGAGATGATGACGCTTAGTCAAGGCTTCAAT GATATGATCGACGATCATAAGAAGGAAATGATGCGCAATGATTTCCCACACAAGGAAGATCTCATTCATGCGTTTCTAAAACTTCAGAAGTCCAGCGAGACCCAAATGGATATCACAACCACGCAAATTAAAGCTGTCAGTTTG GACCTCTATATTGGAGCGGGTGAGAGTACAGCAATCACCTTAGAATGGGCAATATCTGAGCTGCTAAAACACCCAAGAGTAATGGAGAAGGCACAGGCTGAAGTGCGGCAAGTCCTGAGAGGAAAGTGGAAACTGGAAGAGACTGACATCCAGAAGCTAGATTACGTAAAATCAGTCATCAAAGAGACTTTAAGACTAAATCCCCCTGTGCCCTTGCTCATAAGAGAGTGCAGGGAAAGATGCAAAGTAGGTGAATATGACATACCAGTTAAAATGAAAGCTATAGTGAATGCGTGGGCAATAGGAAGAGACCCAGAATGTTGGATCAATGCCGATAACTTCCAGCCGGAGAGGTTTCTTGGTTCTTCTATTGATTTTAAAGGAACCGACTTTGAATATATTCCATTCGGAGCTGGGAGGAGGATATGTCCTGGCCTACCATTTGGTGCTGCAACTCTTGAGATTGCACTTACGCAACTGCTGTACAACTTCGATTTGGAACTTCCAAATGGGATGAAACCAGAAGAACTTGACATGACCGAGGCTGATGGTGCGACCAGTAGGAGAAGGAATGATTTGTACGTGATTGCCACCCGCCGTACTCCTTTTCTTACTTGA
- the LOC108982082 gene encoding transcriptional regulator STERILE APETALA yields the protein MSSSSSPSSSSEDENGNGTGGGSPSERRAGDFEGPSSSRRRAVNEVLPEPFVEAFAAQVAIEASHSTGRLSAAPALANVFQVCSTWRAVSRSDLLWQRLTGLIWGRTQLLLDSWHNEYVYWHRTAQNFSMRRSLHATLDFFDQIEVDDPDVNSCRCLTLSDRHLACGFSDGAVRLFDLDGLAHARTFFLPPQNIFGPFSRAVSGIVIVDEDTRLIFATMDGDINVGIIGGPDPAPIPNRVCAGRMMEDGALVDFTGCDRWWVGLYAGVPGQAFHIWDAITAELVFMGGGLTDPEAVLGWHMFTEVTEFVGRVRVTNQESALACTSSRVIVFDLRNQGMVLRDQEYRRGLVVTSVDVSEEAFVSVDRRGVGRVRRVGTMEEVCRFNVRGRGGVVGCMNRGYALMCSGGVIRVWEAVSGEFRYNFGERIGEVNAMVANERHVVASSRDSGIHIWDFGAQ from the exons ATGTCGTCTTCGTCGtcgccttcttcttcttccgaaGACGAGAATGGTAATGGTACTGGTGGTGGCAGCCCCAGCGAAAGAAGAGCGGGAGATTTTGAAGGGCCATCGTCGTCTCGGCGACGTGCTGTTAACGAGGTCTTGCCGGAGCCTTTTGTCGAAGCTTTTGCTGCCCAAGTTGCCATTGAAGCTTCTCACTCTACCGGCCGCCTTTCTGCGGCTCCTGCCCTTGCCAATGTGTTTCAG GTTTGTTCCACGTGGCGTGCCGTCTCTCGCTCTGATCTTTTATGGCAACGCCTCACTGGACTCATTTGGGGCCGGACTCAACTACTTCTTGACTCATGGCACAACGAGTACGTTTACTGGCATCGGACGGCCCAGAACTTCAGCATGCGCAGGTCATTGCACGCTACGCTCGACTTCTTCGACCAGATTGAAGTGGATGACCCTGATGTCAACTCCTGCCGTTGCCTCACTCTCTCCGATCGCCACCTCGCCTGTGGATTCTCCGACGGTGCGGTCCGCCTCTTCGACCTTGATGGCCTGGCCCACGCTCGCACTTTCTTTCTTCCACCACAGAATATTTTTGGTCCGTTTTCACGGGCCGTGTCCGGTATTGTTATCGTCGACGAAGATACGAGGCTAATCTTCGCTACAATGGATGGGGATATCAACGTGGGGATCATCGGTGGTCCAGATCCGGCGCCAATTCCTAACAGGGTCTGTGCTGGTAGAATGATGGAAGACGGGGCGCTGGTGGACTTCACCGGCTGCGATCGATGGTGGGTAGGGCTCTACGCTGGCGTACCGGGCCAGGCATTCCACATATGGGACGCTATCACTGCGGAGCTAGTTTTCATGGGAGGGGGGTTGACCGACCCGGAAGCGGTATTGGGTTGGCACATGTTTACGGAGGTGACGGAGTTCGTGGGTCGGGTCCGAGTTACGAATCAGGAATCGGCTTTGGCTTGTACAAGTTCGAGGGTGATTGTTTTCGACCTGAGGAACCAAGGAATGGTGTTGAGGGATCAAGAGTACAGAAGAGGCCTAGTGGTGACATCGGTGGATGTAAGCGAGGAGGCATTCGTAAGCGTGGACAGACGAGGGGTGGGTAGAGTACGGAGAGTGGGAACGATGGAGGAAGTGTGTAGGTTTAACGTGAGGGGGCGTGGTGGCGTGGTGGGGTGCATGAACCGGGGGTACGCGCTAATGTGCTCGGGTGGTGTGATAAGAGTGTGGGAGGCAGTGAGCGGTGAATTCCGGTACAATTTTGGAGAGAGAATAGGAGAGGTGAATGCTATGGTGGCAAACGAGAGGCACGTGGTGGCATCATCAAGGGACTCGGGAATACACATATGGGATTTTGGTGCACAGTAG